In one Candidatus Roizmanbacteria bacterium CG_4_9_14_0_2_um_filter_38_17 genomic region, the following are encoded:
- a CDS encoding SsrA-binding protein: protein MEYKNRKARQYSITDEYVAGIVLTGAEAKSIKSGRMKLDGSYAKIRNNEVFLVGAIIPQYKYSSLKDYDQQRTRKLLLKKSEIISLQSKIQSGRLTLIPLSCYTSRGLVKIKLGLARGKKMHEKRDELKKRDSKREIERELKNY, encoded by the coding sequence ATGGAGTATAAGAATAGGAAAGCGAGACAATATAGCATTACCGATGAGTATGTTGCAGGTATTGTGCTGACAGGAGCGGAGGCTAAGTCAATAAAGTCGGGTAGAATGAAGCTGGATGGAAGTTACGCCAAAATTAGAAATAATGAGGTGTTTTTAGTAGGAGCTATAATCCCTCAGTATAAGTATTCAAGTCTAAAGGATTACGACCAGCAACGAACAAGAAAGTTGTTGCTTAAAAAGTCTGAAATAATCTCTCTTCAGTCCAAGATTCAGAGCGGGAGATTGACCCTAATCCCCCTCTCATGCTATACTTCTCGCGGTTTGGTAAAGATCAAGCTGGGACTGGCTCGGGGCAAAAAAATGCATGAGAAACGAGACGAGCTAAAAAAGCGAGATTCCAAACGAGAAATTGAAAGAGAATTGAAGAATTACTAA